The sequence GCAGTACCTCTTTCGTGCGTTGGTGTGGGTCGGGTCATGGGTGGTTTGGGCCGTAGCCCGTTGTCACTAGTCCGGCTGAGCTGGACACACAGCGGACTCGGCTACGATCCGTACTCTCGATGTTTTTGGACTGCGTATTAAAATCTTGCCACGGTTACCCGTACTCCGGAGGCAGATGAGTTCGTGGATGGGGGCTTCCGTACTGTATGCCGTCTGTTCTCGCCCAGTGTGATGGGTATTCTACCTTACAGATGATTACCTTTATTATGCATCGGTATTTCGATAGTGACGAGGTAAACTGGCATGACCAACTCCAACAGGCGGACGTTTCTGAAAGCGACAGGTGTCGGACTACTCGGCGGCCTCGCTGGCTGCACACGAGGCGGCGATGGCTCAGACGGAAGTGGGAGTGACGGCTCAAGTGATGGTAGCGGTGGTTCCGATGGCGGAACCAGCACCGCTGGAAGCGACGGTGAACTCGCGGTTCCTCTCAGCGAGTACGAGGACGCCGATATCGACTGGCGACAGTTCGAGGGGTCCTCGATCAACATCGGAGCCGTCCAGCACCCCTGGGTTTCAGCCATCAAGCCCGCAGTCCCCGTCTTCGAGGAACTGACCGGAATCGACGTCGTTTGGAACGTCCTGCCCGAACAGCAGTTCAGGACCAAGCGCCAGACGGACGTCAGTACCGGCGCCGGGCAGTTCGACGTCTTCTACATGGATCAGGTCGTCAACCAGTTCCGTGAAGAGGGCTGGATACAGCCGCTCGACCCGTTCTTTGACGACGACAGTCTCTTCGACGAAGACTGGTACGAGCCCGACGACCTCTTCGAGGCGTCGCGGTGGCAGGCTCACGGTGGTGGCTACAGTGACACATGGACTGGGATGCCGATTACCGTCGAAGTCCAGACACAGTTCTACCGCAAAGACCTCTACGAAAAGCACGGTCTGGAAGTCGCGGAGACGCTCGAACAGTTCCGCCAGAACGCCAAGACTATCCACGAGAACGAGTCCGACGTCGTCGGCACCGTCGGCCGTGGCGACAAGGGCTATGGGATGAACATCTACATCCTGAACACGTTCCTGCGCCAGAACGGTGCGGAACTCTGGGACAGCTTCCCGGACGATTCCGGCCTCGATTCGGACGGCGTAATCGACGCCGCGGAGTGGTACGTCAGCCTGTTGCAGGACTACGGTCCCGAAGGGGCCTCGACCCAGACCTGGTCAGACGTGCTCTCGACGATGCAGGAGGGTCGCGCCGGTCACATCGTCTCCGACGCGAACCTGTTCTGGCCCGGTCTTACCGGCTCTGACTCCTCAGTTGCGGACAAGGTCGGCATCGCGAAGGTTCCCAGCCCGGCCGACGGCCAGTTCTCGCCGAACGCGTTCAACTGGCAGATCTCCACGTCGAAGAACGCCCAGAACTCCGAGCAGGCGTTCCTGTTCATGGTGTGGGCGTCCTCGCAGCCGACCAACACCTGGATGCACGTCGAGGGCGACGCCGCCTTCTCCGTCCGGCAGTCCGTCTGGGAGAACGACGAGTTCCGTTCTCGCGTCGGCGAGAACTTCGCACAGGTCACGCTCGAATCCCTGCAGGAAGCAGCGCCGGACCCGTTCGACCGGAAGTACCCCGAATGGGGCCAGCGGTACTCCGAGGAACTGCAGCGCGCCATCGCCGGCCAGAAGTCCGCCGAGGAGGCGATGACCCAAGCGGCGTCCATCGCAGAAGACATCTACAGCAATTAAATCTAAGCCACACCTGCGCCACAACACATCCCACAAATGAGTACACCAACGCAAACGGAAACGACACCTCAATCGACCTTCGCCAGGCTGCGGGACCTGTGGAACGACTACCTCCCGTACTGGTTCATGGCACCAATGGTGGCGGTGATGGTGATGATCACCTTCTTCCCCGGTGCCTACGACCTGTATCTCAGCCTAGTCGCGGAGCCGACACTCGATGTATTCGCAGCTGATTTCGTGGGGCTCCGCAACTTCGAGACGGCGTTCACCCGCGGCGGCGCGATCCACTCGTTCATCATCACGATTACTGTCGTCGTCAGCGCGCTGCTCCTCGAAACGGTCCTCGGGTTCGTTCTGGCCGCGCTCGTCGCCGGCGTCGGCTCCGACCGGGCGAAGTCGTTCTACCGGGTGTTGTTCATCATTCCGATGGCCGTTGCCCCCGTCTCGCTCGCGACCATCGGCCGGATCATGCTGAACAGCGAAATCGGCATCATTCCGTACGTCATAAACACCGGCACACCGTTCGCAGCGCCGAGTTTCCTCTCTGATGTCCCGCTGCTGACGGTGATCCTGCTAGATGCGTGGAACTGGACGCCGTTCATGTTCATCATCTTCTACGCCGGCCTCTCGTCGGTACCGAAGACACTCATTGAGGCGTCGCGCGTCGACGGTGCGCCGATGTGGCGGCGCTACGTCCACGTCATCATCCCCTACATGAAGCCAGTCGTGTTCGTTGCGACGCTCATCCGGTTGATCGACTTATTCCGGACGTTCGGCGTGGTGTACGGGCTCACTGGCGGCGGGCCGGGGACGGCGACCCAGCTCGTGAGCATCAATATCTACGAACAGATGTTCATCAACAACCAGATCACCGTGGCCGCAGCGATCGCCATCGTCTACCTCGTCCTCGTCGTTGCACTGTGTAACGTCATCATTGCGAAGGTCGGCTTCGAGGGGGTGTGGGACTGATGGCGACAACGGATGGCGACTCCGCGACCGCGTCACAGCGACTCGACAAGGACACGCGGGAGAAGCTCGTCACGGTGGTTCGACACACAATTCTGCTGACGTGGTCGTTCATTGTACTGTTCCCGCTGTACTGGCTCGCTTCGATGTCGCTGAAGCCCCCGGGCCAAGCGAACTCGCTGCCACCCGACTGGATCTTCCTGCCGACGGTGTACAACTACATCCAGTTGTTCCAGGACTCCGGGTTCGTCGCGGCGTTCGCCAACAGCCTCGTCATGGTGTCCGCGTCGGTCGTCCTCGTGCTATTGATCGGCGTTCCCGCCGCCTACGTGCTCTCGCGATATGACATCCCGATGGAGCGGGACGTGCTCGTGTGGATACTCTCTTCACGGATGCTCCCACCCATTGCCGTCGTGCTCCCCTTCTTCATCATCTTCCGGGAGCTCAATCTGTTCGACACCCGCGTCGGGATGGTGCTGATGTACGTCAGCATCAACCTCTCGCTGGTGGTCTGGGTGATGAAGGCATTCTTCGACGGCATTCCCGAGACCTTAGAGGAGGCCGCCCGCGTCGACGGTGCAACACAGTTCCAGGGCTTCAGGAAAGTCGTCCTGCCGGCGGCCAAGCCCGGCATCTTCTCGGTCGCCATCATCAGCTTCATCTTCGCGTGGATAGAGCTACTGTTCGGACTCGTGCTGACGAGCTTCGAGGCAGTGCCGGTGACGCTGTTTGTCTACTCGTTCATCGGCTCCCGCTCGATCGAGTGGGGGATGCTCGCAGCCGCCTCGACGGCGATGATCGTTCCGGTCGTCATCTTCCTCATCGCGGTCAACAAATACCTCGCGGCCGGGCTCAGCTTCGGCGTGGTGATCAAAGAATGACGACGCTGTCCACACCACGACAGGTATCGCTCGCGAACTACGCCCCTGCGGCGGCGGTAGCTTCACTTAGCCGCACATTGGAGGCAAAATAATGGCAAAGATCACAATCGACGACGTTACGAAGCGATTCGGTGAAGGAGATGAGTCAATCATCGCGGTCGACGACGTCTCGCTAGACATCCGCGATGGCGAGTTCATTGTCTTCGTCGGTCCGTCTGGGAGCGGGAAGTCGACGCTCATGCGCATTGTCGCAGGGCTGGAAACGCAATCCGAGGGCGATATCCGCATCGGCGATAACGTGGTCAATCAACTTGGACCGCGCGCCCGGGACATCGCGATGGTGTTCCAGAACTACGCGCTGTACCCCAACATGACCGTCGAGGAAAACATGTCTTTCGGGCTGAAGATGTCGACGGATATGTCCGCCGACGAGATCGAGGAAGCCGTCACCTCCGCCGCCGAAATGATGGACATCGATATGCTGTTGGACGACAAGCCCGGCGAACTCTCCGGGGGACAACAACAGCGCGTCGCACTCGGCCGTGCTATCGTCCGTGACCCGAACGTCTTCCTGATGGACGAGCCGCTGTCGAACCTAGACGCCAAGCTTCGGGCGGAGATGCGCACCGAAATCAACCGGCTCCAAAACGACCTCGATGTGACGACGCTGTACGTTACCCACGACCAGACAGAGGCAATGACGATGGGCGACCGGCTCGTCGTCCTCAACTATGGGGAGCTCCAGCAGGTCGGGACGCCGCTAGAGTGTTTCTACCGCCCGGCCAACCAGTTCGTCGCTGGCTTCCTCGGCTCGCCATCGATGAACTTCTTCGAGGGCAAGGTCGAGGGCGGAACCCTCCGCGCGGACGGGTTCGACTTCGACCTGACCGAACGGATGCAGTCAGCCGTTGGAAGTCGAAACGAACTCGCCCTCGGTATCCGGCCGGAAGACATGACGCTCCACGACCGGGCGAACTCGGGCCACGAGTTCGAGGCCATCGTCGACGTCGTCGAACCGATGGGGAGTATCTCCTACGTCTATCTCCAGGCGCGGGCACAGAGCCACGAGCAGACGTTCATTGTCGAGACAGACGGGCAGCGCCCGATCAGCGAGGGCCAACACGTCTACGTCGAGATCCCAGATCGGGACGTACACTTGTTCGACGCCGCCAGCGGCGAGACGATCCACCAGCGCCAACTCGGTGATGACGCGGAGATGGCGCTCGAAGAGCAAATAAAGCCCGCCGAGTGACGGCGATACCCGTCACCGCCTCACGGCTGTAATCAACCGACAGTTATCGACAGACCACACATGGCAGATCAAGACAGTTCACATTACGAGACGCGTACCGCTATCTGCGAGTACGGCCGGAGCCTGCTCGAAGACGACTTGACCACCGGGACTGGCGGAAACCTCAGTGCCCGACTCGACGAGAACCACATCGCGATCAGTCCGTCAGGAATCCCCTACGGAGAGATCGAACCCGAAGACGTTCCGGTTGTACAGATGGACGGCACTGTGATTGAGGGTGACGTTGAGCCGTCGACGGAGCTTCCGATGCATCTGGCCGTCTACCGCGAGCGACCGGCGGTCGGCGGCGTCGTCCACACCCACTCGCCGTATGCGACGACGTTCGCCTCGCTTGGGGAGGCGATACCGGCATCGCACTACCTCCTCTCGTTCACCGGAACAGAGGTGCCCGTGGCCGAATACGAAACGCACGCGACCGAGAAACTCGGCGAGGCCGCCGTCGACGCGCTGGGCGAATCGTTCAACGCCACGCTGTTGCGCAACCACGGCGTCCTGACAGCTGACGAAACGCTGGCCGACGCCTACACGGTCGCGCTAATGGTTGAGTACTGCGCACGTATCCATCATCAGGCCCGGGCTATCGGCGAGCCGGAAATCCTTCCGGACGAGGAGATCGACCGGCTGGCCGACAAGCTCGACAGTTACGGGCAGTGACCACGCATGCCTCTCCCAACTGATCCATGAACCACGTCGCTATCGACGTCGGCGCGAGCGGCGGGACAGTGTTCCTCGGCGAGGTGACCCAGTCGTCGTTCTCCGTACGAGAAGTCCACCGGTTCGATAACCGACCCGTCGAACGGGACGGCCGCTACGTCTGGGACGTCGGCGCGCTGGTTGATCACATCGGCGACGGAATCCGGGCTGCCGACGACCACGCCGACAGCCTCGATACGGTCGGTATCGACACGTGGGGGCTTGACTTCGGACTCTTGGCCGA is a genomic window of Haloarcula sp. H-GB4 containing:
- a CDS encoding class II aldolase/adducin family protein; translation: MADQDSSHYETRTAICEYGRSLLEDDLTTGTGGNLSARLDENHIAISPSGIPYGEIEPEDVPVVQMDGTVIEGDVEPSTELPMHLAVYRERPAVGGVVHTHSPYATTFASLGEAIPASHYLLSFTGTEVPVAEYETHATEKLGEAAVDALGESFNATLLRNHGVLTADETLADAYTVALMVEYCARIHHQARAIGEPEILPDEEIDRLADKLDSYGQ
- a CDS encoding ABC transporter ATP-binding protein, giving the protein MAKITIDDVTKRFGEGDESIIAVDDVSLDIRDGEFIVFVGPSGSGKSTLMRIVAGLETQSEGDIRIGDNVVNQLGPRARDIAMVFQNYALYPNMTVEENMSFGLKMSTDMSADEIEEAVTSAAEMMDIDMLLDDKPGELSGGQQQRVALGRAIVRDPNVFLMDEPLSNLDAKLRAEMRTEINRLQNDLDVTTLYVTHDQTEAMTMGDRLVVLNYGELQQVGTPLECFYRPANQFVAGFLGSPSMNFFEGKVEGGTLRADGFDFDLTERMQSAVGSRNELALGIRPEDMTLHDRANSGHEFEAIVDVVEPMGSISYVYLQARAQSHEQTFIVETDGQRPISEGQHVYVEIPDRDVHLFDAASGETIHQRQLGDDAEMALEEQIKPAE
- a CDS encoding sugar ABC transporter substrate-binding protein, which translates into the protein MTNSNRRTFLKATGVGLLGGLAGCTRGGDGSDGSGSDGSSDGSGGSDGGTSTAGSDGELAVPLSEYEDADIDWRQFEGSSINIGAVQHPWVSAIKPAVPVFEELTGIDVVWNVLPEQQFRTKRQTDVSTGAGQFDVFYMDQVVNQFREEGWIQPLDPFFDDDSLFDEDWYEPDDLFEASRWQAHGGGYSDTWTGMPITVEVQTQFYRKDLYEKHGLEVAETLEQFRQNAKTIHENESDVVGTVGRGDKGYGMNIYILNTFLRQNGAELWDSFPDDSGLDSDGVIDAAEWYVSLLQDYGPEGASTQTWSDVLSTMQEGRAGHIVSDANLFWPGLTGSDSSVADKVGIAKVPSPADGQFSPNAFNWQISTSKNAQNSEQAFLFMVWASSQPTNTWMHVEGDAAFSVRQSVWENDEFRSRVGENFAQVTLESLQEAAPDPFDRKYPEWGQRYSEELQRAIAGQKSAEEAMTQAASIAEDIYSN
- a CDS encoding carbohydrate ABC transporter permease, which gives rise to MATTDGDSATASQRLDKDTREKLVTVVRHTILLTWSFIVLFPLYWLASMSLKPPGQANSLPPDWIFLPTVYNYIQLFQDSGFVAAFANSLVMVSASVVLVLLIGVPAAYVLSRYDIPMERDVLVWILSSRMLPPIAVVLPFFIIFRELNLFDTRVGMVLMYVSINLSLVVWVMKAFFDGIPETLEEAARVDGATQFQGFRKVVLPAAKPGIFSVAIISFIFAWIELLFGLVLTSFEAVPVTLFVYSFIGSRSIEWGMLAAASTAMIVPVVIFLIAVNKYLAAGLSFGVVIKE
- a CDS encoding carbohydrate ABC transporter permease, with the translated sequence MSTPTQTETTPQSTFARLRDLWNDYLPYWFMAPMVAVMVMITFFPGAYDLYLSLVAEPTLDVFAADFVGLRNFETAFTRGGAIHSFIITITVVVSALLLETVLGFVLAALVAGVGSDRAKSFYRVLFIIPMAVAPVSLATIGRIMLNSEIGIIPYVINTGTPFAAPSFLSDVPLLTVILLDAWNWTPFMFIIFYAGLSSVPKTLIEASRVDGAPMWRRYVHVIIPYMKPVVFVATLIRLIDLFRTFGVVYGLTGGGPGTATQLVSINIYEQMFINNQITVAAAIAIVYLVLVVALCNVIIAKVGFEGVWD